One genomic window of Caenorhabditis elegans chromosome I includes the following:
- the Y47G6A.18 gene encoding Golgi phosphoprotein 3 homolog sauron (Confirmed by transcript evidence), whose amino-acid sequence MSDGQLVQRRRKAEEPVTEKVDEASGDSAQSSDQEDNDKGTRLTLMEQILLLGLKDREGYTSFWNDCISSGLRGCVLIELVLRGRIQLEGGGMRRKNLLNRKVTVKSSEPTGDVILDEALRHMKETNPPETVTSWIEYLSGETWNPLKLRYQLRNVRERLAKNLVEKGVLTTDKQNFLLFEITTHPLSDGNQKTKLIKEVQEAVLGKWTNDVHRMDKKMLSLIVLAHASDVLENAFAPLSDQDYEVAMKRVRSLLDLDYDQQAEKKGNDVMWAVFEAFSK is encoded by the exons ATGTCGGACGGTCAGCTGGTCCAGAGACGCAGAAAGGCTGAAGAG ccagtCACCGAAAAAGTCGACGAAGCGAGCGGCGATTCAGCACAATCTTCGGATCAAGAAGACAATGACAAGGGAACCCGATTGACTTTGATGGAGCAAATCCTGTTGCTCGGCCTTAAAGACCGTGAAGGTTACACATCGTTTTGGAATGATTGCATTTCGTCGGGGCTCCGAGGATGTGTGCTCATCGAGCTTGTGCTCCGTGGACGAATTCAACTCGAGGGAGGCGGAATGAGACGCAAGAATTTGCTTAATAGAAAG GTGACTGTGAAAAGCAGCGAGCCAACTGGTGACGTCATTCTCGACGAGGCACTTCGCCATATGAAGGAGACAAACCCGCCGGAGACAGTGACCAGCTGGATTGAATATTTGTCTGGAGAAACGTGGAATCCGCTGAAACTTCGCTACCAACTGAGAAATGTTCGTGAACGACTCGCCAAGAATCTTGTTGAAAAGGGTGTTCTGACGACTGATAAGCAAAATTTcttgctttttgaaattacgaCGCATCCACTTTCGGACGGAAATCAGAAGACGAAATTGATTAAAGAAGTGCAAGAAGCGGTTCTGGGGAAATGGACGAATGATGTTCATCGTATGGATAAGAAAATGCTCTCGTTGATTGTATTGGCTCATGCTAGTGATGTTCTTGAAAATGCGTTTGCACCGCTTTCTGATCAAGATTATGAG GTTGCAATGAAACGAGTGCGTAGTCTGCTCGATCTTGATTACGACCAGCAAGCCGAAAAGAAGGGAAACGACGTGATGTGGGCTGTTTTTGAGGCGTTCAGCAAGTAG
- the Y47G6A.7 gene encoding Sugar phosphate transporter domain-containing protein (Confirmed by transcript evidence), translating to MRFPSTFSSSTHHLLESSPIDDDPGPSESIALQTRVPTATTAEKLVAEISDESDEEDEDLHFRSVNETTNQTYSEMVLRIALIAMIYYPLSIGLTFYQKWFIKNYKLPLLVVSGHYVLKYLFAITIRFIYECLRTRRTRVSFRDQLRWLAPIGICASMDIGLSNWALEYVTVSLYTMAKSSSILFIVAFSLLLRLERWRNSLGFETGLIAAGLFLFTWKSSQLDLTGLMLVELAAACTGIRWTVSQMVMQRDDSAVRHPLDMVAHVQPWMMIPIIPMIWLFEGAEINWNSVFSFKGHYDPWLVMGLIAGGGLLAFCMEMSEYLLLVNTSGITLNIFGIVKEVATLLLAHIVNKDTLTELNICGLVLCLSGMLLHGMNKRHQRAHRPLPTSSTSTRSDDSRKLLATEDPDA from the exons ATGAGATTCCCGTCTACATTCTCCTCATCAACACATCATCTGCTCGAATCATCACCTATTGACGACGATCCGGGTCCGTCTG aatcaattGCCTTACAAACACGGGTGCCAACTGCAACAACTGCCGAGAAGCTTGTCGCCGAAATCAGTGACGAAAGTgacgaagaagacgaagatTTACATTTTCGAAGTGTCAACGAGACAACGAATCAGACATACAGCGAAATGGTGCTCCGAATTGCTCTAATTGCAATGATCTATTATCCATTATCAATTGGGCTCACTTTCTATCAGAAATGGTTTATAAAA aactataAACTCCCGTTACTGGTTGTAAGTGGACATTACGTGCTCAAATACCTCTTCGCAATCACAATCAGATTCATTTACGAATGCCTTCGAACACGTCGAACACGTGTCTCATTCCGCGATCAACTGCGATGGTTGGCTCCAATTGGAATATGTGCTTCAATGGATATAGGTCTTTCGAATTGGGCATTAGAATATGTCACTGTCAGTCTGTACACAATGGCTAAATCCTCATCAATACTGTTCATCGTTGCCTTCTCATTATTACTTCGATTGGAGAGATGGAGGAATTCATTGGGCTTTGAGACGGGCCTGATTGCTGCAGGCCTATTCCTATTCACTTGGAAATCATCACAACTTGATTTAACCGGGCTGATGCTTGTTGAACTTGCGGCTGCATGCACTGGAATCCGATGGACAGTTTCTCAGATGGTAATGCAAAGAGATGACTCGGCAGTGAGACATCCATTGGATATGGTTGCACATGTACAGCCATGGATGATGATTCCAATTATTCCGATGATTTGGTTGTTCGAAGGAGCTGAGATCAATTGGAATTCCGTGTTTTCATTCAAGGGACATTATGATCCTTGGCTTGTGATGGGATTAATTGCCGGAGGAGGATTGCTGGCGTTCTGTATGGAAATGAGTG aatacCTGCTTCTCGTGAACACTTCTGGAATCACGCTAAACATTTTCGGAATTGTGAAAGAAGTTGCGACACTCTTATTGGCACATATCGTGAACAAGGACACACTAACGGAACTGAATATTTGTGGTTTAGTTCTTTGTTTGTCTGGAATGCTTTTACACGGAATGAACAAACGACATCAGAG agcCCATCGCCCTCTTCCAACTTCCTCAACGTCCACAAGAAGTGACGATTCTCGAAAGTTGCTCGCAACAGAAGATCCAGACGCTTAA
- the Y47G6A.7 gene encoding Sugar phosphate transporter domain-containing protein (Confirmed by transcript evidence), with protein sequence MRFPSTFSSSTHHLLESSPIDDDPGPSESIALQTRVPTATTAEKLVAEISDESDEEDEDLHFRSVNETTNQTYSEMVLRIALIAMIYYPLSIGLTFYQKWFIKNYKLPLLVVSGHYVLKYLFAITIRFIYECLRTRRTRVSFRDQLRWLAPIGICASMDIGLSNWALEYVTVSLYTMAKSSSILFIVAFSLLLRLERWRNSLGFETGLIAAGLFLFTWKSSQLDLTGLMLVELAAACTGIRWTVSQMVMQRDDSAVRHPLDMVAHVQPWMMIPIIPMIWLFEGAEINWNSVFSFKGHYDPWLVMGLIAGGGLLAFCMEMSEYLLLVNTSGITLNIFGIVKEVATLLLAHIVNKDTLTELNICGLVLCLSGMLLHGMNKRHQRLSRISADTDHQYSLLSKTV encoded by the exons ATGAGATTCCCGTCTACATTCTCCTCATCAACACATCATCTGCTCGAATCATCACCTATTGACGACGATCCGGGTCCGTCTG aatcaattGCCTTACAAACACGGGTGCCAACTGCAACAACTGCCGAGAAGCTTGTCGCCGAAATCAGTGACGAAAGTgacgaagaagacgaagatTTACATTTTCGAAGTGTCAACGAGACAACGAATCAGACATACAGCGAAATGGTGCTCCGAATTGCTCTAATTGCAATGATCTATTATCCATTATCAATTGGGCTCACTTTCTATCAGAAATGGTTTATAAAA aactataAACTCCCGTTACTGGTTGTAAGTGGACATTACGTGCTCAAATACCTCTTCGCAATCACAATCAGATTCATTTACGAATGCCTTCGAACACGTCGAACACGTGTCTCATTCCGCGATCAACTGCGATGGTTGGCTCCAATTGGAATATGTGCTTCAATGGATATAGGTCTTTCGAATTGGGCATTAGAATATGTCACTGTCAGTCTGTACACAATGGCTAAATCCTCATCAATACTGTTCATCGTTGCCTTCTCATTATTACTTCGATTGGAGAGATGGAGGAATTCATTGGGCTTTGAGACGGGCCTGATTGCTGCAGGCCTATTCCTATTCACTTGGAAATCATCACAACTTGATTTAACCGGGCTGATGCTTGTTGAACTTGCGGCTGCATGCACTGGAATCCGATGGACAGTTTCTCAGATGGTAATGCAAAGAGATGACTCGGCAGTGAGACATCCATTGGATATGGTTGCACATGTACAGCCATGGATGATGATTCCAATTATTCCGATGATTTGGTTGTTCGAAGGAGCTGAGATCAATTGGAATTCCGTGTTTTCATTCAAGGGACATTATGATCCTTGGCTTGTGATGGGATTAATTGCCGGAGGAGGATTGCTGGCGTTCTGTATGGAAATGAGTG aatacCTGCTTCTCGTGAACACTTCTGGAATCACGCTAAACATTTTCGGAATTGTGAAAGAAGTTGCGACACTCTTATTGGCACATATCGTGAACAAGGACACACTAACGGAACTGAATATTTGTGGTTTAGTTCTTTGTTTGTCTGGAATGCTTTTACACGGAATGAACAAACGACATCAGAG GCTGAGTCGTATATCTGCCGACACTGACCATCAGTACTCGCTTCTTTCGAAAACAGTTTGA